Proteins encoded in a region of the Polynucleobacter antarcticus genome:
- the pal gene encoding peptidoglycan-associated lipoprotein Pal encodes MFNFIKVFAVALFVITISACSSVKLDDTNGVATVNAGGSMSYDPISDPKSSVYGKRVIYFELDSYSIDPKYALTISAHASYLKSSDKQKTRLIIQGNTDDRGTTEYNLALGQRRSDAVRKALMAQGVSESQIEAVSYGKEKPVNPAQTEAAYQENRRAEFVYQ; translated from the coding sequence ATGTTTAATTTTATTAAAGTATTCGCAGTCGCTTTATTTGTAATCACTATCTCCGCTTGTAGTAGCGTTAAGCTCGATGACACTAATGGCGTAGCCACTGTCAATGCTGGAGGATCAATGAGTTATGACCCCATTAGTGATCCTAAGTCTAGTGTCTATGGCAAAAGAGTCATTTATTTTGAGCTTGATAGTTATTCTATTGACCCAAAATATGCCCTCACCATTAGTGCACATGCTTCTTATCTAAAGTCTTCTGATAAGCAAAAAACTCGGCTGATTATTCAGGGCAATACCGATGATCGTGGCACCACAGAGTACAACCTTGCTTTAGGGCAGCGCCGCTCAGATGCAGTACGCAAAGCACTAATGGCACAAGGGGTGAGCGAATCTCAAATTGAGGCAGTGAGCTATGGAAAAGAAAAGCCTGTTAACCCAGCTCAAACCGAAGCGGCTTATCAAGAAAATCGCCGCGCGGAATTCGTTTACCAATAA
- a CDS encoding glycosyltransferase, with protein MNAFFLRLWRKLKHFFHIQTQIALKTVVASHSKDIKSNKSPPVFDAFVTVAIPALNEEKAIESVVQYALRDRATGEVIVIDDSSTDQTASLARRAGARVITSSMLGKGASMQDGVMAACHEYIVFLDGDLSGLQENIISDMVAPLVRDEADFVKARFGRGGGRVTELTAKPMLKVFFPELAHISQPLGGIIAVRSSLLKHLTFEPGYGVDIGLLIDAFRKGARIAEVDIGSLEHDSQSLLDLTTMANEVARVIHHHSREAGRLHVEQITEMYEAQRQAAASFDYIIHRQKNRTKVVLLDMDGTITPHRFVVELAKHTHTEDTLASLLEDPLNDAGTRSKEIASIFKYTHRKQFDKVAMSMEIRPGVINFVNQMKRDGFMVGIVSDSYFIAAEIMRKRIFADFAIAHILHFQNDICTGELKINPDFLPNGKLLEDFVCKSNVLKRFLSPKNKPSFKEVWAIGDNLNDLNMLNLADKSFVIAPKSAALQNQKHIIEIQSFVELLTVETELT; from the coding sequence ATGAATGCATTTTTCCTGCGTCTATGGAGAAAGTTAAAACACTTTTTTCACATTCAAACTCAGATCGCATTGAAAACGGTAGTAGCGTCGCATTCAAAAGATATTAAAAGCAATAAAAGTCCCCCAGTATTTGATGCATTTGTTACTGTGGCTATACCCGCTTTAAATGAAGAAAAAGCCATTGAATCCGTTGTGCAATACGCACTACGTGATAGAGCAACGGGTGAAGTTATTGTGATTGATGATTCCTCAACCGATCAGACTGCCTCTCTTGCACGTCGTGCTGGGGCGCGGGTGATTACGAGCTCTATGCTGGGCAAAGGAGCATCAATGCAGGATGGTGTCATGGCTGCCTGCCATGAATACATCGTGTTTCTTGATGGCGACTTATCTGGGCTACAAGAAAATATTATTTCTGATATGGTCGCACCCTTAGTACGTGATGAAGCGGACTTTGTAAAGGCGCGCTTTGGTCGTGGCGGTGGACGTGTCACCGAACTCACTGCAAAACCGATGCTCAAGGTATTTTTTCCAGAATTGGCACACATTAGCCAACCGCTCGGCGGGATTATTGCAGTCAGATCCTCATTATTAAAGCATTTGACCTTTGAGCCAGGATACGGAGTAGATATTGGCTTGCTAATTGATGCATTCAGAAAAGGCGCCCGTATTGCTGAGGTCGATATTGGCTCCTTGGAGCATGACAGTCAATCACTGCTAGATCTCACTACGATGGCAAATGAAGTGGCTCGGGTGATTCATCATCATTCACGCGAGGCAGGTCGCTTGCATGTAGAGCAAATTACTGAAATGTATGAAGCTCAACGGCAAGCTGCTGCTTCCTTTGATTACATTATTCATCGCCAGAAGAATCGCACTAAAGTTGTTTTACTTGATATGGATGGCACCATTACGCCACATCGATTTGTAGTTGAGCTCGCAAAACATACGCATACCGAAGATACCCTTGCATCCTTATTGGAGGATCCCTTAAATGATGCTGGAACACGTAGTAAGGAGATAGCGTCAATTTTTAAGTACACCCACCGCAAGCAGTTCGATAAGGTGGCAATGTCGATGGAGATTCGGCCAGGGGTGATTAATTTTGTGAATCAAATGAAGCGTGATGGCTTTATGGTTGGCATCGTATCTGATAGCTATTTCATTGCAGCAGAAATTATGCGCAAACGAATTTTTGCTGATTTTGCAATTGCACATATATTGCATTTTCAGAATGACATTTGTACAGGGGAGTTGAAGATTAATCCCGATTTCTTACCCAACGGCAAACTACTTGAGGACTTTGTTTGTAAAAGCAATGTTTTAAAGCGATTCTTATCGCCCAAGAACAAGCCATCATTTAAAGAAGTATGGGCAATAGGGGACAATCTTAATGATCTCAATATGCTGAACTTGGCTGATAAATCCTTTGTGATTGCACCAAAATCAGCGGCCTTGCAAAATCAAAAACACATTATCGAAATTCAATCATTTGTGGAACTATTGACTGTAGAGACTGAATTAACTTAA
- a CDS encoding cupin domain-containing protein: MPNNKTQTQTQTQTQTQIQEIVQRLELLPHPEGGFYREVYRAPLMIDVPTLNGTRPAYTSIYFLLPGNSFSAWHKVASDESWFFHSGCSLTIYMMNALGRLEEHILGPDASFQKMIPANTWFAARTNQPDSYSLVSCAVAPGFEFSDFELGRRQQLLDLFGEEYKAIIADLTRE, from the coding sequence ATGCCCAATAATAAAACTCAAACTCAAACTCAAACTCAAACTCAAACTCAAATTCAAGAAATAGTTCAGCGTTTAGAGCTACTACCCCATCCAGAGGGTGGTTTTTATCGAGAGGTCTATCGAGCACCGTTAATGATAGATGTGCCGACCTTAAATGGTACTCGCCCAGCCTACACCAGTATTTATTTTTTATTGCCCGGGAATTCCTTTTCAGCATGGCATAAAGTGGCCTCTGATGAGAGTTGGTTTTTCCACTCGGGCTGCTCCTTAACCATTTATATGATGAATGCCTTAGGCAGGCTAGAGGAGCATATCTTAGGCCCTGATGCATCATTTCAAAAGATGATTCCTGCCAATACTTGGTTTGCTGCCCGAACTAATCAGCCTGATTCATATAGTCTCGTAAGCTGTGCCGTGGCACCAGGATTTGAGTTCTCTGATTTTGAATTAGGTAGGCGTCAGCAATTGTTAGATTTGTTTGGCGAAGAATATAAAGCCATTATTGCTGATCTCACCCGCGAGTAA
- a CDS encoding transporter substrate-binding domain-containing protein, producing MVIFSVGCSKSDDKNQKILQVAIAPTVPPQLFIENGKPVGVDLEIFKGFCESRGYRYNLKSYDFQGMLGAVASGQADIAFSGISITEKRLKVMDFSNPYIQTGWDLVSLKKRNIHITNLDQMKTFSIGFPTGTVFMGYIENEWQPKGIYKVSKVKLYPSYNEALTDLNNGNLDLVFTDSSMLSAYINKLNMPVQSSYEIAYADKLGFAFIKGSPIKEDFNKYLAELGPDKIKSFEAKWSK from the coding sequence ATGGTGATATTTTCAGTAGGCTGCTCAAAATCAGATGACAAAAACCAAAAGATTTTACAAGTCGCCATTGCGCCTACTGTACCTCCTCAGCTATTTATAGAAAATGGTAAGCCAGTGGGTGTTGATCTAGAAATCTTTAAAGGATTTTGTGAATCGCGAGGATATCGATACAACTTAAAGTCTTATGACTTTCAAGGGATGCTCGGTGCTGTTGCTAGTGGGCAGGCAGATATTGCATTTTCTGGAATCTCTATTACTGAGAAAAGACTAAAAGTGATGGATTTTTCAAATCCTTACATTCAAACTGGTTGGGATCTCGTCAGTTTGAAAAAAAGAAACATTCACATTACCAATTTAGATCAAATGAAAACATTTTCGATTGGCTTTCCTACGGGCACTGTCTTTATGGGCTACATTGAAAATGAATGGCAACCTAAAGGGATTTATAAAGTCAGTAAAGTGAAACTATACCCCTCTTATAATGAGGCACTTACGGACCTCAATAATGGCAATCTTGATCTCGTATTTACTGATAGCTCAATGCTCTCCGCCTATATTAATAAATTAAATATGCCAGTACAAAGTAGTTACGAAATTGCTTATGCCGATAAACTTGGCTTTGCTTTTATCAAGGGCTCCCCAATTAAAGAAGACTTTAATAAATATCTAGCCGAATTAGGCCCAGATAAAATTAAATCTTTTGAGGCAAAGTGGTCAAAATAA
- a CDS encoding MOSC domain-containing protein translates to MRLLSISAGKVAKLFGSHHPNYAMVASAIGKQSLSNLSQRTPIEITTLGVVGDEQADLSVHGGIEKAIYVYPAEHYPFWNTLLTRETQKLVELTFGAIGENFTIEGLLETQLYIGDRLTIGELEFTVVKLREPCFKFNAKMRYKGAAKAMLQSGFSGWYLRVNRTGLIAAGAAIDIIPGQRITSIADQNKALLNRGNQSDLWE, encoded by the coding sequence ATGCGCCTTCTATCGATTTCTGCCGGAAAAGTAGCCAAGCTCTTTGGCTCACATCACCCGAACTACGCTATGGTAGCCTCTGCTATTGGTAAGCAATCTTTGAGCAATCTATCTCAGCGCACTCCGATTGAAATTACCACCTTAGGGGTCGTAGGCGATGAACAAGCAGACCTATCAGTTCATGGCGGAATTGAAAAAGCTATTTATGTTTACCCAGCCGAGCACTACCCATTCTGGAATACATTACTCACACGAGAAACCCAAAAACTAGTTGAATTAACTTTCGGAGCCATAGGCGAGAACTTCACGATCGAAGGCTTACTGGAAACGCAGCTCTATATTGGAGATCGGCTGACTATCGGTGAGCTTGAATTTACCGTCGTCAAACTCCGAGAGCCCTGTTTTAAGTTCAACGCGAAGATGCGCTACAAAGGCGCTGCCAAAGCCATGCTTCAATCGGGATTTAGTGGATGGTACCTACGGGTGAATCGCACTGGCTTGATAGCAGCTGGCGCGGCTATCGACATCATTCCAGGCCAAAGAATCACCTCCATCGCCGATCAAAATAAAGCGCTATTGAATCGCGGCAATCAGTCCGATTTATGGGAATAA
- a CDS encoding TRAP transporter large permease translates to MFEMQTMAILMLVGFFFLLMLGVPVAITLATVGFIFGFLGFGTSLFNLLPARIFGIVAGYQWLAIPLFIFMGIMLEKSRLADDLLDVIGHIAGGVKGGMAIGIILFGALMGATTGIVGATVITLGLLTLPTLIRRGYNKSIACGAICASGTLGQIIPPSLILILLSDIMQLSVGTLFAAAVGPGMLLVVVYIIFILILGWIKPDLMPPIPKEERNLVSGKELWMRFWKVVVPPIMLVVAVLGSIVGGVAAPTEAAAMGAVGSILVTVFSGRFKWDILKRVALDTTKISALMMFILICAQVFALSFRGLHGEDLISNMFEVIPGGINSDIWFMLLLIFILGFFIEWIEISYIAVPLFLPVLLAQGADPVWIAMMITVCLQSSFLTPPFGWALFYLKGVAPPEVKIKDLYIGVIPFVLMQGVALFLVFYYPVISLWLPKAIGW, encoded by the coding sequence ATGTTTGAAATGCAAACCATGGCTATCTTGATGCTGGTCGGCTTTTTCTTTTTATTAATGCTGGGCGTGCCCGTTGCCATCACCTTAGCGACAGTCGGGTTTATTTTTGGCTTCCTTGGTTTTGGTACCTCACTATTTAATCTACTGCCTGCTCGTATTTTTGGCATTGTTGCCGGCTATCAGTGGCTGGCTATCCCGTTATTTATTTTCATGGGCATCATGCTTGAAAAATCACGACTCGCAGATGATTTGCTAGATGTGATTGGCCACATCGCAGGCGGTGTTAAGGGCGGCATGGCGATCGGCATTATTTTGTTTGGCGCCTTAATGGGCGCGACTACCGGTATCGTTGGCGCAACTGTCATTACCTTAGGACTGCTGACACTGCCAACCCTGATACGGCGGGGCTATAACAAGAGTATTGCTTGTGGTGCCATCTGTGCATCCGGTACGCTTGGTCAAATTATTCCCCCAAGCTTAATTTTAATTTTGCTCTCTGACATCATGCAGTTGTCGGTTGGCACTTTATTTGCTGCTGCAGTAGGGCCGGGGATGCTGTTGGTGGTGGTATACATCATCTTTATCTTGATACTGGGCTGGATTAAGCCTGATTTAATGCCGCCGATCCCCAAAGAAGAGCGTAATCTTGTTTCCGGTAAAGAGCTGTGGATGCGTTTTTGGAAGGTAGTAGTTCCGCCGATTATGTTGGTGGTCGCTGTATTGGGCTCCATTGTGGGTGGTGTCGCTGCGCCAACTGAAGCAGCTGCTATGGGTGCTGTGGGTTCGATCTTAGTCACGGTTTTTTCTGGCCGCTTTAAGTGGGATATCTTAAAACGGGTTGCTTTAGATACGACTAAGATTAGCGCTTTGATGATGTTCATTCTGATTTGTGCTCAGGTCTTTGCCTTGTCTTTTAGAGGCTTGCATGGCGAAGATCTCATATCGAATATGTTTGAGGTCATTCCAGGGGGGATCAATAGTGATATTTGGTTCATGCTGTTACTCATCTTTATCCTTGGTTTCTTCATCGAGTGGATTGAGATCAGTTACATTGCAGTGCCCTTGTTTTTGCCGGTTCTTTTGGCTCAGGGCGCCGATCCCGTGTGGATTGCGATGATGATTACGGTCTGCTTACAGTCTTCATTTTTAACGCCACCATTCGGTTGGGCGCTCTTTTATCTGAAAGGCGTTGCGCCACCAGAAGTGAAGATCAAAGATCTTTATATTGGCGTCATTCCTTTTGTATTGATGCAGGGCGTAGCGTTATTCTTAGTGTTCTACTACCCAGTAATTTCCTTGTGGCTGCCTAAGGCAATTGGCTGGTAG
- a CDS encoding TRAP transporter small permease subunit produces the protein MQQLLTKIAVRIEGLIDFTGKATSYVALAIVGLIAVNVFLRYTMSVGSVWAQELEWHLLAALILFGMSYALLRGDNVRVDLFYGNYSPKSKYRVDILSAVLTIIVALLFIYLSFFYVMQSYSIGEMSPDPGGIPYRWIVKGLIPIGFILLALQGLAELCRVILNRPEVGGKHV, from the coding sequence GTGCAGCAATTGTTAACAAAAATCGCAGTGCGTATTGAAGGCTTAATTGATTTCACTGGCAAGGCCACGTCATACGTGGCCTTGGCCATTGTGGGATTGATTGCAGTCAATGTTTTTCTAAGATACACAATGAGTGTTGGTTCGGTTTGGGCCCAAGAGCTCGAGTGGCATCTACTAGCAGCATTAATTTTATTTGGCATGAGTTATGCCTTGTTACGGGGTGATAATGTCCGAGTCGATCTGTTTTACGGAAACTACTCACCGAAAAGTAAATATCGCGTCGATATTCTTTCTGCGGTATTGACGATCATCGTCGCATTGCTCTTTATCTATTTGTCCTTCTTCTATGTCATGCAGTCTTACTCTATTGGGGAGATGTCACCTGATCCGGGCGGAATACCCTATCGTTGGATAGTTAAGGGACTTATTCCGATTGGTTTTATTCTGCTGGCCTTGCAAGGTCTTGCTGAGCTTTGCCGCGTGATACTCAATCGCCCAGAAGTAGGAGGTAAGCATGTTTGA
- a CDS encoding TRAP transporter substrate-binding protein: MKTNRRKFLSTSIGAGVVGVALGAPAIVQAQSQQTFNWKMTSAYPKGAPFYMDGPGSATDLAKRIGEMSNGRLKIQVYGAGELIPAFEGFDAVRSGTVEMNHANSYFWTGKTFAAQYFTAVPFGLNFQGMNGWLYDGGGIDLWNEVYAPFGMVAMPCGNTGVQMTGWFKKKINTVADLKGLKMRIPGLAGKVYAKLGVDVKVLPGGEIFPALERGVIDAAEFVGPFQDRRLGLQKAAKFYYTTGWHEPATTSELLINKAAWEKLPKDLQAVVQNAAAACNVIGEAWCQRNNAEAMEDLVKKQGVTALQLPDSVVAAMRAETKKILDESAAADPMTKKVHDSYFAFKKSYDSWASYSEATYHSKVRG; encoded by the coding sequence ATGAAAACCAATCGCCGTAAATTTCTCAGTACCAGTATTGGAGCAGGCGTGGTAGGTGTTGCCTTGGGCGCCCCAGCTATTGTTCAGGCCCAATCGCAGCAAACTTTTAACTGGAAGATGACTAGTGCCTATCCTAAGGGTGCCCCTTTTTATATGGATGGCCCAGGTAGTGCTACTGACCTTGCTAAGCGTATTGGTGAGATGTCCAATGGACGACTAAAGATTCAGGTGTATGGAGCTGGTGAGTTAATTCCAGCTTTTGAGGGATTTGATGCAGTTCGTTCTGGTACGGTAGAGATGAACCATGCCAATAGTTACTTTTGGACTGGAAAAACATTTGCTGCGCAGTATTTCACAGCAGTACCTTTTGGCCTGAACTTTCAGGGGATGAATGGCTGGCTTTATGACGGCGGTGGTATTGATCTTTGGAATGAGGTGTATGCCCCATTTGGAATGGTTGCTATGCCCTGCGGTAATACTGGCGTTCAAATGACGGGTTGGTTTAAGAAGAAAATTAATACCGTCGCTGACCTCAAGGGCCTCAAAATGCGTATTCCAGGTTTGGCAGGTAAGGTCTACGCCAAATTGGGTGTGGACGTGAAAGTATTGCCAGGCGGTGAGATTTTCCCAGCATTAGAACGTGGTGTGATTGATGCAGCCGAGTTCGTTGGCCCATTCCAAGACCGTCGTCTAGGATTGCAAAAGGCGGCTAAGTTTTACTACACCACAGGCTGGCATGAGCCTGCAACAACATCTGAATTACTCATCAATAAAGCTGCTTGGGAAAAGCTTCCTAAGGATCTTCAGGCAGTGGTACAAAATGCAGCGGCCGCTTGCAATGTGATCGGTGAGGCATGGTGCCAGCGGAATAATGCCGAAGCTATGGAGGACTTGGTTAAGAAGCAAGGCGTTACTGCATTGCAATTGCCAGATTCAGTAGTAGCCGCCATGCGTGCTGAAACCAAAAAGATTTTGGATGAATCTGCTGCAGCCGATCCAATGACTAAGAAAGTACATGATTCTTATTTTGCATTTAAGAAAAGTTACGATTCATGGGCATCTTATAGTGAGGCGACTTACCACAGCAAGGTACGCGGTTGA
- a CDS encoding gamma-glutamyltransferase family protein, protein MQQKWGIRGMAVAPHSLASESALAVLREGGNALEAMVAAAATIAVVYPHMNSIGGDSFWVVHAPGKAMGGIDACGAAAGLATKQWYAERGITKAIPFRGAVAANTVAGTISGWGAAHKLSRQGLGGKLPLSRLLADAIAYAESGVPVTFSQSSLTNKKRAELIDIPGFAQTFLVDGKAPAMGSIFKQERLAKTLRQVAKKGTEDYYRGDLADLLSKELTEIGSPLRLKDLHRHQAKLIDPLELKHSQGNVYNMTPPTQGVVSLMIIGILDQLNLKRFKVDSAQYVHHCVEATKQAFKVRDQHITDPAYMTRHAQSFLSPAFLKKLAANIDPEKALPWGQGKGPADTIWMGVVDGDGNCVSFIQSIYHEFGAGIVLPKSGVNWQNRGCSFSLDRQVLNYLEPYRKPFHTLNPAMALFKDGRSMVYGTMGGDGQPQTQCAVFTRTATYGLDPQDAISRPRWLLGRTWGQTSDSLKLESRFNPWTVKELHALGHEIEMLDAFDETVGHAGCIIRDPSGTLHGGWDPRSDGAVSAF, encoded by the coding sequence ATGCAACAAAAATGGGGTATTCGGGGGATGGCGGTAGCACCCCACTCTTTGGCATCTGAATCTGCTTTAGCGGTCTTGAGAGAAGGCGGCAATGCATTAGAAGCGATGGTGGCAGCAGCAGCGACGATTGCTGTGGTCTACCCGCATATGAATTCCATTGGTGGTGACTCTTTTTGGGTTGTGCATGCGCCCGGTAAAGCCATGGGTGGCATTGATGCCTGCGGAGCAGCGGCTGGTCTTGCTACCAAGCAATGGTATGCAGAGCGTGGCATTACTAAAGCCATTCCTTTTCGTGGGGCAGTTGCAGCCAATACGGTTGCGGGAACAATCTCTGGCTGGGGCGCAGCCCATAAATTATCTCGGCAAGGTCTTGGTGGCAAGCTGCCACTCTCCCGCTTATTAGCGGATGCGATTGCCTATGCTGAGAGCGGTGTACCAGTAACTTTCAGTCAATCGAGTTTGACCAATAAAAAACGGGCAGAACTAATCGATATTCCCGGATTTGCTCAAACTTTTTTAGTAGATGGCAAGGCGCCAGCTATGGGCAGTATCTTCAAACAAGAACGTCTTGCTAAAACTTTGCGCCAAGTCGCTAAAAAAGGGACTGAAGATTATTACCGTGGCGATCTAGCCGACCTGCTATCTAAGGAGTTGACAGAAATTGGCAGCCCGCTGCGCTTGAAAGATTTACACCGTCATCAAGCCAAACTGATTGACCCGCTTGAGCTCAAACATAGTCAGGGTAATGTCTACAACATGACACCACCTACGCAAGGCGTAGTGTCCCTCATGATCATTGGTATTTTGGATCAACTCAATCTCAAGCGCTTTAAAGTCGATAGTGCCCAATATGTTCATCACTGCGTTGAAGCCACTAAGCAAGCCTTTAAGGTACGAGATCAGCATATTACTGATCCTGCCTACATGACACGGCATGCACAGTCTTTCTTATCCCCTGCTTTCTTAAAAAAACTCGCAGCCAATATTGATCCTGAGAAAGCACTTCCATGGGGTCAAGGCAAAGGGCCAGCAGACACGATTTGGATGGGTGTGGTCGATGGTGATGGCAATTGTGTTTCTTTTATTCAAAGTATTTATCACGAGTTTGGTGCCGGCATTGTGCTTCCTAAATCTGGAGTCAATTGGCAAAACCGAGGATGTAGCTTTTCCTTAGACCGTCAAGTACTCAATTATCTTGAGCCTTACCGCAAACCATTTCATACCTTAAATCCAGCAATGGCTTTATTTAAAGATGGGCGCTCTATGGTGTACGGCACGATGGGTGGCGATGGTCAACCTCAAACACAATGTGCAGTCTTCACACGCACCGCAACTTACGGACTGGATCCCCAAGATGCTATCAGTCGCCCTCGGTGGCTTCTTGGTCGCACTTGGGGTCAAACCAGTGACAGCCTCAAACTGGAGTCGCGGTTTAACCCCTGGACTGTGAAAGAGTTACATGCACTTGGTCATGAAATTGAAATGCTCGATGCTTTTGATGAAACAGTAGGTCATGCAGGTTGTATTATTCGCGACCCATCGGGTACCCTGCATGGCGGATGGGATCCTCGGAGCGACGGGGCTGTTAGCGCGTTTTAG
- a CDS encoding trimeric intracellular cation channel family protein, with the protein MDQINFWIGVIATVAVAVTGVLAIADRGVDLFGVLVLGVITAIGGGTVRDIILGVPVFWSASQMYLWIALGACVVAFFAESFFTQPQTYRWMLYIDGLGAALFGIQGVDKAWNLDFGLPVAPVILGVVTAIGGGLLRDVLAGRKTLLMSHELYAIPVTLGCGLYILVLNFLPQYTLEGSVICMLTIFGLRVAAIYWELRVPKLFITKTR; encoded by the coding sequence ATGGATCAAATTAATTTCTGGATTGGCGTGATTGCTACCGTTGCAGTTGCAGTCACGGGTGTACTGGCCATTGCTGATCGCGGGGTAGATCTCTTTGGTGTTCTCGTTCTTGGCGTCATTACGGCTATTGGTGGCGGAACGGTGCGGGACATTATTTTGGGTGTTCCGGTCTTTTGGTCGGCATCACAAATGTATCTATGGATAGCTTTGGGTGCCTGCGTCGTAGCTTTTTTTGCGGAATCTTTTTTTACGCAACCTCAAACTTATCGTTGGATGCTCTACATTGATGGTCTAGGCGCAGCATTGTTTGGCATCCAAGGTGTGGATAAGGCTTGGAACTTAGACTTTGGTTTGCCCGTAGCCCCGGTTATTCTGGGAGTGGTCACTGCAATAGGCGGAGGCTTACTACGAGATGTGTTGGCGGGCAGAAAAACCTTGCTCATGTCCCATGAGCTGTACGCTATTCCGGTAACCTTGGGCTGTGGCTTATATATTTTGGTATTGAACTTTTTACCTCAGTACACACTCGAAGGCTCTGTGATTTGCATGCTCACTATTTTTGGACTACGCGTAGCCGCCATCTATTGGGAGCTACGCGTACCCAAATTATTTATTACTAAAACGCGCTAA
- the maiA gene encoding maleylacetoacetate isomerase: MQLYSFWRSSAAFRVRIALNLKGLEYGVIPVHLTKQGGEQMSSEYASKNPMQLVPTLMDGAANIHQSLAIIEYLEEITPSPALLPKTAIDRAWVRSLALDIAAEIHPLGNLRVLRYLLKTMEVTMEAKEAWSAHWISLGLQNLEKQLSADVRVGRFAYGDQPGLIDICLVPQIFNALSAKIDTATYPTLMKIFDQCMTLPAFIDASWEKQIDAEGLNPAAPPQK; the protein is encoded by the coding sequence ATTCAGTTATATAGCTTTTGGCGCAGCTCAGCAGCCTTTCGGGTACGAATTGCTCTCAATTTAAAAGGCTTGGAATACGGCGTGATTCCAGTTCATCTGACTAAACAGGGTGGCGAGCAGATGAGCTCAGAATACGCCAGTAAAAATCCCATGCAGCTCGTACCAACACTAATGGATGGTGCTGCCAATATTCATCAATCCTTAGCCATTATTGAGTACCTTGAAGAAATAACCCCCTCACCTGCTTTGCTACCAAAGACTGCGATTGATCGGGCTTGGGTGCGCTCACTAGCACTCGATATCGCAGCAGAAATTCATCCGCTTGGGAATTTAAGGGTCTTGCGCTATCTATTGAAAACGATGGAAGTGACTATGGAGGCGAAAGAGGCGTGGAGCGCCCACTGGATATCGCTGGGCTTACAGAACCTAGAGAAGCAATTGAGTGCAGATGTAAGAGTGGGTCGCTTTGCTTATGGCGATCAACCGGGTTTAATTGATATTTGTTTAGTGCCACAAATATTTAACGCCCTCAGCGCCAAAATAGATACTGCTACCTACCCAACCCTGATGAAGATCTTTGATCAGTGCATGACCTTGCCTGCTTTTATCGATGCCTCTTGGGAAAAACAAATCGATGCAGAAGGATTAAACCCCGCGGCTCCACCACAAAAATAG
- a CDS encoding gamma carbonic anhydrase family protein: MAIFELDGNAPQLMDGAWVAESAEVIGMVKLHKHVSVWPKVVIRGDNDWIEIGEGSNIQDASVLHADPGFPLVIGQRVTVGHHVMLHGCQIDDGSLIGIGAVILNGAKIGKNCLVGAGALVTEGKVFPDGSMILGSPAKAVKELSPEQIAGINDIADHYIQNAQRYQKTLKKIT, translated from the coding sequence ATGGCTATATTTGAACTAGATGGAAATGCCCCTCAGCTGATGGATGGGGCTTGGGTTGCCGAGAGCGCAGAAGTTATCGGCATGGTTAAGCTTCACAAGCATGTCAGTGTCTGGCCAAAAGTGGTTATCCGCGGTGATAACGATTGGATTGAGATTGGTGAAGGTAGCAATATCCAAGACGCTTCGGTCTTGCATGCTGACCCAGGTTTCCCCCTCGTGATTGGTCAGCGCGTGACAGTGGGTCACCACGTTATGCTGCATGGTTGCCAGATTGATGACGGTAGTTTGATTGGTATCGGCGCAGTGATTTTGAATGGCGCCAAGATTGGTAAAAATTGTTTAGTAGGTGCAGGTGCCCTAGTCACTGAGGGAAAAGTATTTCCGGATGGTTCCATGATTTTGGGTTCACCAGCCAAGGCTGTAAAAGAATTAAGTCCGGAACAAATTGCCGGGATCAACGACATTGCTGATCACTATATTCAGAATGCTCAGCGTTATCAAAAGACGCTTAAAAAAATAACGTGA